A window of Campylobacter pinnipediorum subsp. pinnipediorum contains these coding sequences:
- a CDS encoding sodium-dependent transporter: MKERKNWSSQLTYILAVAGATVGFGATWRFPYLVGQNGGGAYVLVFCIAMIVIGIPMILVENAIGRRLKINAIDAFGGHKKINKFWKIIGYMGLMGAFGIMAYYMVIGGWVLNYIAKIATGVLNLSSNITLEVTSKFYNENINSSPLHIAIATLIFVIINYIILIKGAVDGIERSAKYLMPILFLLMITMVIRNITLDGALEGIKFYLTPDFSKINAKLFVDVLGQVFFALSLGFGVMITLSSFVKKDENLVKISVITGFLNTGIAILAGFMIFPSLFTFGIEPNSGPSLVFKSLPIVFSHMWGGEVFAVGFFTLLMIAALTTSLPIYEVIITTVQEKLSIKRQKAILIVLSVIFVLGNIPSLLATNILSDITIFGKNIFDAYDAISATIFFILTSLGCAIFVGWVLKDEAKKEILKGSEKYKKVIDFWFVYVKFIIPIIILVVFISSFYDNFIK, translated from the coding sequence TTGAAAGAAAGAAAAAACTGGAGTTCACAACTTACATATATTTTAGCTGTTGCTGGAGCAACAGTTGGCTTTGGCGCTACTTGGCGTTTTCCATACCTTGTTGGTCAAAACGGCGGGGGAGCTTATGTCTTAGTATTTTGTATAGCAATGATAGTTATAGGCATACCTATGATACTTGTTGAAAATGCCATAGGAAGAAGACTTAAGATAAATGCCATAGACGCCTTTGGGGGACATAAGAAAATAAATAAATTTTGGAAAATTATAGGATATATGGGTCTTATGGGAGCATTTGGAATAATGGCATATTATATGGTTATAGGCGGTTGGGTTTTAAACTATATAGCCAAAATAGCAACCGGAGTTTTGAACCTATCATCAAATATAACACTTGAAGTAACAAGTAAATTTTATAACGAAAATATAAATTCATCTCCTTTGCATATAGCAATAGCAACTTTGATATTTGTTATTATAAACTATATAATTCTTATAAAAGGAGCGGTTGATGGCATAGAGCGTTCAGCAAAATACCTAATGCCAATACTTTTTTTACTTATGATAACCATGGTAATAAGAAATATAACGCTAGATGGTGCATTAGAAGGAATTAAGTTTTATCTTACACCTGATTTTTCAAAGATAAATGCAAAGTTATTTGTTGATGTGTTAGGGCAAGTATTTTTTGCTTTATCGCTTGGATTTGGGGTTATGATAACATTATCAAGTTTTGTTAAAAAAGATGAAAATTTAGTCAAAATCTCTGTTATAACTGGCTTTTTAAATACAGGTATAGCTATTTTGGCTGGTTTTATGATTTTTCCATCTCTTTTTACATTTGGCATAGAGCCAAACAGTGGCCCTAGTCTGGTCTTTAAAAGTCTTCCAATAGTATTTTCTCATATGTGGGGCGGAGAGGTTTTTGCTGTTGGATTTTTTACACTGCTAATGATAGCTGCGCTAACAACATCTTTGCCAATATACGAGGTTATTATCACAACAGTTCAAGAAAAACTATCAATAAAAAGACAAAAAGCTATATTGATTGTTTTAAGCGTTATTTTTGTCTTAGGAAATATACCTAGTTTGCTAGCTACAAATATTTTAAGCGATATAACAATTTTTGGAAAAAATATCTTTGATGCTTATGATGCTATAAGTGCTACAATATTTTTTATACTAACCTCTCTTGGATGTGCTATCTTTGTAGGTTGGGTTTTAAAAGATGAAGCAAAAAAAGAGATACTAAAAGGAAGTGAAAAATACAAAAAAGTTATAGACTTTTGGTTTGTATATGTGAAATTTATAATTCCTATAATAATATTAGTAGTTTTCATTAGTAGTTTTTACGATAACTTTATAAAATAA
- a CDS encoding CCA tRNA nucleotidyltransferase yields the protein MLKIDFKILKTKQLQEIKDILSPYTKRAYLVGGCVRDSFLGIKSSDFDIEVYDILPEKFEKIMQKIGAKGVGKSYFIYKYKEFDLGLPRTENKTGLKHTDFDVFYCNDTKQASIRRDFTINSIMINIFNGEIIDHNNGITDIKKRVLKHIDDHKFCEDPLRVLRGIQFSARFGFKIEKNTLNIMKNIRIKYISKDRITSELMKFFKAEFLHIGFYYLYELNLLKEIFNLSIKNNEFISFSRKLKHGRKFIKDEQFFIYLLCGYFNLDTKILLSNLNLTKKFANLQKQKYFHKKIKDIQMLEIATDQPLNKWLGLYTPQRIKQAKKLGFFDNKFDIKIDVDTIIKNGFEKEEIAQEIQKIKQKILINFLKHR from the coding sequence ATGTTGAAAATAGACTTCAAAATATTAAAAACTAAACAGTTACAAGAGATAAAAGACATACTATCGCCTTACACAAAAAGAGCCTACTTAGTAGGTGGATGTGTAAGGGATAGTTTTTTAGGAATTAAAAGCAGTGATTTTGATATAGAAGTTTATGATATTTTGCCTGAAAAATTTGAAAAAATTATGCAAAAAATAGGTGCCAAAGGTGTTGGAAAAAGCTATTTTATATACAAATACAAAGAATTTGACTTAGGTCTTCCAAGAACAGAAAACAAAACCGGTTTAAAACATACTGATTTTGATGTTTTTTATTGCAATGACACAAAACAAGCATCAATAAGACGCGATTTTACAATAAACTCAATAATGATAAATATTTTTAATGGCGAAATAATTGATCATAATAATGGCATAACAGATATAAAAAAAAGAGTTTTAAAACACATAGATGATCATAAATTTTGCGAAGACCCATTAAGAGTGCTTCGAGGTATACAGTTTAGTGCAAGATTTGGCTTTAAGATAGAAAAAAACACATTAAATATAATGAAAAACATAAGAATAAAATATATAAGTAAAGATAGAATAACATCTGAGCTGATGAAATTTTTTAAAGCTGAGTTTTTGCATATAGGATTTTATTATCTTTATGAATTAAATCTTTTAAAAGAAATTTTTAATTTAAGCATAAAAAATAACGAATTTATAAGCTTTAGTCGTAAATTAAAACATGGTCGCAAATTTATAAAAGATGAACAATTTTTTATATATCTTTTGTGTGGGTATTTTAATTTAGATACTAAAATCTTACTATCAAACCTAAACCTAACAAAAAAATTTGCAAATCTTCAAAAGCAAAAGTATTTTCATAAAAAGATAAAAGACATCCAAATGCTTGAAATAGCGACCGATCAACCGCTAAATAAATGGCTTGGTTTATACACGCCACAAAGAATAAAACAAGCTAAAAAACTTGGATTTTTTGATAATAAATTTGATATAAAAATTGATGTAGATACAATTATAAAAAACGGATTTGAAAAAGAAGAAATCGCGCAAGAAATACAAAAAATAAAGCAAAAAATACTTATTAATTTTTTAAAACATAGATAA
- a CDS encoding tetratricopeptide repeat protein: MLNTITKALIYESQGLKDDALEVYKNILKADPNNKEAISAIRRLSGIRRSIKIKNEQMKDFFVDMSTPEEINEFKRWLIKL, from the coding sequence ATGTTAAATACAATCACAAAAGCATTAATATATGAATCACAAGGTCTTAAAGATGATGCTTTAGAAGTGTACAAAAATATACTAAAAGCAGATCCGAACAATAAAGAAGCAATAAGTGCAATAAGAAGACTTAGCGGTATAAGAAGAAGTATAAAGATAAAAAATGAACAAATGAAAGATTTTTTTGTTGATATGAGTACCCCTGAGGAAATAAATGAATTTAAAAGGTGGCTTATAAAATTATGA
- the leuB gene encoding 3-isopropylmalate dehydrogenase, whose translation MKKYKICVIKGDGIGPEIVDEAIKVLDVASVKFGFELEYDHKLMGGCAYEVFGEPLPDETINSALSADAVLFGAIGGEKWDNLPKDKHPESGLVKLRKSLETFANLRPAIIFDELIEKSTLKADVIKGIDILVVRELTGGIYFGQPRERKKDSAFNTMVYSEAEIQRISKVAFEAAVKRNKKVCMVDKSNILETSELWREVVSEVSKDYPEIELSFMYVDDATMQLIRNPKQFDVILTENLFGDILSNEASIICGSMGLLPSASIGSKVGIYEPMHGSVPDIAGQGIANPIATILSASMMLRYALNEKEASLAIDEAVKKALSQGYRTKDISAFDAKEICTTDEIGSIIAGLI comes from the coding sequence ATGAAAAAATATAAAATTTGTGTTATAAAAGGTGATGGCATAGGGCCTGAGATAGTTGATGAGGCTATAAAGGTTTTAGATGTTGCTTCTGTAAAATTTGGATTTGAATTAGAATATGATCACAAACTTATGGGCGGATGTGCTTATGAAGTTTTTGGAGAGCCATTGCCAGATGAAACTATAAATAGTGCATTAAGCGCCGATGCTGTTTTATTTGGCGCTATTGGTGGTGAAAAATGGGACAATCTTCCTAAAGACAAACATCCTGAAAGCGGGCTTGTAAAACTCAGAAAAAGTCTTGAAACTTTTGCAAATTTAAGACCTGCTATTATCTTTGATGAGCTTATAGAAAAAAGCACCCTAAAAGCTGATGTTATAAAAGGTATTGATATCTTAGTTGTTCGTGAATTGACCGGTGGTATATATTTTGGACAACCAAGAGAGAGAAAAAAAGATAGTGCATTTAATACAATGGTATATTCCGAAGCAGAAATACAAAGAATTTCAAAAGTTGCATTTGAAGCTGCTGTCAAAAGAAATAAAAAAGTTTGCATGGTAGATAAGTCAAATATCCTTGAAACATCAGAACTTTGGAGAGAGGTTGTATCTGAAGTTTCAAAAGACTATCCAGAGATAGAACTTAGCTTTATGTATGTAGATGATGCAACTATGCAACTTATTAGAAATCCAAAGCAGTTTGATGTAATTTTAACAGAAAATCTTTTTGGAGATATTTTAAGCAACGAAGCAAGTATAATATGTGGATCTATGGGGCTTTTACCTAGTGCCAGTATAGGGAGCAAGGTTGGAATTTATGAACCCATGCATGGGTCTGTACCTGATATAGCTGGTCAAGGTATAGCAAACCCAATAGCTACTATTTTAAGTGCTTCAATGATGTTAAGATATGCTTTAAATGAAAAAGAAGCTTCTTTGGCTATAGATGAAGCTGTAAAAAAGGCTTTATCACAAGGATATAGAACAAAAGATATTTCGGCTTTTGATGCTAAAGAAATTTGCACAACAGATGAAATAGGAAGTATTATAGCAGGACTTATTTGA
- the gmhA gene encoding D-sedoheptulose 7-phosphate isomerase, producing the protein MQDMIKNELRSHIDTANKMQDLTNDIEKISKIITQALSNGNKILICGNGGSAADAQHFAAELIGRYKTERKALPAIAITTDTSALTAIGNDYGYDVVFSRQVEGLANKDDVLVGISTSGNSANVINAFLKAKDIGAKTIGLSGRDGGKMNDVCDINFIAPSSDTPRIQEMHIFVIHTICEAVDNFFKQN; encoded by the coding sequence ATGCAAGATATGATAAAAAATGAGCTGCGATCACATATAGATACTGCAAACAAAATGCAAGATTTGACAAATGATATTGAAAAAATATCAAAAATAATAACCCAAGCACTAAGCAATGGAAATAAAATTTTAATATGCGGAAATGGTGGAAGTGCTGCCGATGCTCAACACTTTGCGGCTGAGCTTATCGGAAGATACAAAACAGAAAGAAAAGCGCTACCAGCTATCGCTATCACGACAGATACATCTGCTTTAACAGCCATAGGAAATGACTATGGATATGATGTTGTTTTTTCTCGCCAAGTTGAGGGACTAGCAAATAAAGATGATGTGTTGGTTGGAATTTCAACAAGTGGAAATAGTGCTAATGTAATCAATGCTTTTTTAAAAGCCAAAGATATTGGTGCTAAAACAATAGGCTTAAGTGGTAGAGATGGTGGTAAAATGAATGATGTGTGTGATATAAACTTTATAGCCCCATCATCAGACACACCAAGAATCCAAGAGATGCATATTTTTGTAATACATACAATATGCGAAGCTGTTGATAATTTTTTTAAACAAAATTGA
- the rfaE1 gene encoding D-glycero-beta-D-manno-heptose-7-phosphate kinase, with product MYKDVKILVVGDLMLDHYIWGQCDRISPEAPVQVVKTTNETYKLGGAGNVVENLISLGAKVNVASVIGEDNTGEKIIEILGQVGADTSLIIKEKGRESSIKSRVMASHQQVVRIDKESIGDINMQDDFVSMVTKNLGNFDLVLLSDYAKGVLTDNVCQSIIKECNKHNKYVLIDPKGDDYIKYKNATLLTPNKKEASQATNINIKDKDSLVKAIKKLKDEISLRYSLITLSEEGIALFDENLEIFEAEGKEVFDVTGAGDTVLATLGFMLASNYDIKDAIKTANLAAAVVVGKIGSATATFGEMEELLRSRANVDFEHKIKSIEEALVILSKKGNKKLVFTNGCFDILHVGHTKYLSKARDFGDILVVGLNSDDSVRRLKGETRPINNQNDRASMLSSLGFVDYVIIFDEDTPYELIKKLKPDILVKGADYKDKDVVGSDLVKDVRLVEFVPNKSTTNIINRIKNNARYDKK from the coding sequence ATGTATAAAGATGTTAAAATTTTAGTAGTTGGTGATTTGATGCTTGATCACTACATATGGGGACAGTGCGATAGAATTTCTCCAGAAGCACCAGTTCAAGTTGTAAAAACTACAAATGAAACATATAAACTTGGTGGTGCTGGAAATGTTGTAGAAAATCTAATATCTCTTGGAGCAAAAGTAAATGTAGCAAGTGTGATAGGAGAAGATAACACTGGAGAAAAAATCATAGAAATTTTAGGACAAGTTGGTGCCGATACAAGTCTTATCATAAAAGAAAAAGGTCGTGAAAGCTCTATAAAAAGTAGAGTTATGGCGTCTCATCAACAAGTTGTTAGAATAGATAAAGAGAGTATTGGCGATATAAATATGCAAGATGATTTTGTCTCTATGGTAACAAAAAATCTTGGCAATTTTGATCTTGTATTGCTTAGTGATTATGCAAAAGGTGTCTTAACTGATAATGTATGCCAAAGTATAATAAAAGAGTGCAATAAGCATAATAAATATGTATTAATCGATCCAAAAGGAGATGATTATATAAAATACAAAAATGCAACACTTCTAACACCAAATAAAAAAGAGGCTTCTCAAGCAACAAATATAAATATAAAAGACAAAGATAGCTTAGTAAAAGCTATAAAAAAACTTAAAGATGAAATTTCATTAAGGTATTCTTTAATAACACTATCAGAAGAAGGAATAGCACTTTTTGATGAAAACCTAGAAATATTTGAAGCCGAGGGTAAAGAGGTATTTGATGTTACCGGTGCTGGAGATACAGTGCTTGCTACACTTGGATTTATGCTAGCAAGTAATTATGATATAAAAGATGCTATAAAAACAGCAAACTTGGCAGCTGCTGTCGTAGTAGGAAAGATAGGAAGCGCAACAGCTACTTTTGGTGAGATGGAAGAGCTTTTAAGAAGTAGAGCTAATGTTGATTTTGAGCATAAGATAAAAAGTATTGAAGAAGCACTTGTGATTTTATCAAAAAAAGGTAATAAAAAGCTTGTTTTCACAAATGGTTGCTTTGATATTTTACATGTTGGGCACACAAAATACCTATCAAAAGCTAGGGATTTTGGAGATATTTTAGTAGTTGGTCTAAACTCTGATGATTCAGTAAGAAGACTAAAAGGCGAAACTCGCCCTATAAACAATCAAAACGATAGAGCAAGTATGTTAAGTTCGCTTGGTTTTGTTGATTATGTTATTATCTTTGATGAAGACACACCTTATGAACTTATCAAAAAACTAAAACCAGACATACTTGTAAAAGGTGCTGATTATAAAGATAAAGATGTAGTCGGTAGTGATTTAGTCAAAGATGTAAGATTGGTTGAGTTTGTGCCAAACAAAAGCACAACTAATATAATAAATAGGATAAAAAATAATGCAAGATATGATAAAAAATGA
- the rfaD gene encoding ADP-glyceromanno-heptose 6-epimerase, which yields MNLDNKKIVITGGAGFIGSALAHYFDENFKDTEVLVVDKFRNNETFSNGNLKSFGHYKNLIGFKGEVFEGDINSKKTLEKIKQFKPDIIYHEAAISDTTVKEQDEIIRTNVNAFVDLLDICKDINSKMIYASSAATYGNAKSPQKVGECESPNNAYGFSKLSMDNISKTYTKKGLQIVGLRYFNVYGKGEFFKNKTASMVLQFGLQILSGKAPCLFENSDKIKRDFVYIKDIIGANIKAINAKSGTYNAATGTARSFQDIADILQKELGTNLGNTYIKNPFLGSYQFHTQADVNSSEKELGYKSEWSLEDGIKDYLPEIIRIYKEEINV from the coding sequence ATGAACTTAGATAATAAAAAAATAGTAATTACCGGTGGGGCTGGATTTATAGGCTCAGCTTTAGCACATTATTTTGATGAAAATTTTAAAGATACAGAGGTTTTAGTTGTTGATAAATTTAGAAACAATGAAACATTTAGCAATGGAAATTTAAAGAGTTTTGGACACTATAAGAATTTAATAGGATTTAAAGGAGAGGTTTTTGAAGGCGATATAAACAGCAAAAAAACTCTTGAAAAAATAAAACAATTCAAACCAGATATAATCTATCATGAAGCTGCTATTTCAGACACAACAGTAAAAGAACAAGATGAAATAATAAGAACAAATGTAAATGCTTTTGTTGATTTGCTTGATATTTGCAAAGATATAAACTCAAAAATGATATATGCGAGTTCTGCTGCAACATACGGAAATGCAAAAAGTCCTCAAAAAGTCGGAGAGTGCGAAAGCCCCAACAATGCTTATGGTTTTTCAAAACTAAGTATGGATAATATAAGCAAAACATATACAAAAAAGGGACTACAAATAGTTGGTCTTAGATATTTTAATGTTTATGGAAAAGGTGAGTTTTTTAAAAATAAAACAGCATCCATGGTTTTACAATTTGGGCTTCAAATACTCTCAGGAAAAGCACCTTGCCTTTTTGAAAATAGCGATAAAATAAAACGCGATTTTGTATATATAAAAGATATAATTGGAGCAAACATAAAAGCCATAAATGCAAAAAGTGGCACATATAATGCAGCAACAGGAACAGCAAGAAGCTTTCAAGATATAGCAGATATACTACAAAAAGAACTTGGTACAAATTTAGGAAATACTTATATAAAAAATCCATTTTTAGGCTCATATCAGTTTCATACACAAGCTGATGTTAACTCTAGCGAAAAAGAACTTGGATACAAAAGCGAATGGAGCTTAGAAGATGGAATCAAAGACTATCTACCAGAAATAATAAGAATATATAAAGAAGAAATCAATGTATAA
- the gmhB gene encoding D-glycero-beta-D-manno-heptose 1,7-bisphosphate 7-phosphatase: MDKNKAIFLDRDGVINVDFGYVYKPENFVFCDGIFEALKGFISFGYKLIIITNQSGIQRGYYTLQDFENITNFMIKKLKNEGICIQKVFFCPHSPEQMCDCRKPSPKMILDASSEFNISLKDSIMIGDKKSDIAAGKNAGVGLNFLIDNINFKNAKDVFDFLKDKENL, encoded by the coding sequence ATGGATAAAAATAAAGCAATATTTTTAGATAGAGATGGCGTTATAAATGTAGATTTTGGATATGTATATAAGCCTGAAAATTTTGTATTTTGTGATGGTATCTTTGAAGCATTAAAGGGTTTTATCTCATTTGGATACAAACTGATAATAATAACAAATCAATCAGGAATACAAAGAGGCTATTATACATTACAGGATTTTGAAAACATCACAAATTTTATGATTAAAAAGCTCAAAAATGAAGGAATTTGTATACAAAAAGTGTTTTTTTGTCCACATTCTCCCGAACAAATGTGTGATTGCAGAAAACCAAGCCCTAAAATGATACTAGATGCATCTAGTGAATTTAATATATCATTAAAAGATTCTATAATGATAGGAGATAAAAAAAGTGATATTGCGGCTGGTAAAAATGCTGGTGTTGGGCTTAATTTTTTAATAGACAATATAAATTTTAAAAACGCAAAAGACGTTTTTGATTTTTTAAAAGATAAGGAAAATTTATGA
- a CDS encoding c-type cytochrome produces MKKLLIISGAIAMFATCSFAADGSTLYKKCIACHGAKAEKKFNNKVGPLNTLSKEDIVSSLKGYKDGSINKYAMGAMMKPVAKPLSDDDMNAVADYIQTLK; encoded by the coding sequence ATGAAAAAATTACTTATTATTTCTGGAGCTATTGCTATGTTTGCGACCTGTAGTTTTGCTGCTGATGGTTCTACTTTGTATAAAAAATGTATAGCTTGTCATGGAGCTAAAGCGGAAAAGAAATTTAATAATAAAGTTGGACCTTTAAATACTCTTTCAAAAGAAGATATTGTTTCTTCTTTAAAGGGTTATAAAGATGGTAGTATAAATAAATATGCTATGGGTGCTATGATGAAGCCTGTTGCAAAACCTCTTAGTGACGATGACATGAATGCTGTTGCTGATTATATACAGACTTTAAAATAA
- a CDS encoding aspartate/glutamate racemase family protein, whose product MKQIGIIGGMGPLATIDLYNKIVSLTPATCDQKHIHVVIDSYPQIEDRTKFIIDNEKSPIDKLVESAKRLKTAGCDAIIISCNTAHYFAEEIEKQANVKILYITKIAIEAIKKIYPNAKDIAVIATSGTKKGRVYDKILEENGLNSVSFTNEQQKALMDCIYKGVKAGKTKDYVSLFNKIISEIKADVYIAACTEIPMFLEYLDKPYNFIDATLELAKYTVNYALEK is encoded by the coding sequence ATGAAGCAAATTGGAATTATAGGCGGAATGGGTCCGCTTGCTACTATAGATCTTTATAATAAAATAGTATCTTTAACCCCAGCCACTTGTGATCAAAAACATATTCATGTAGTCATAGACAGTTATCCACAAATTGAAGATAGAACAAAATTTATCATAGATAATGAAAAAAGTCCTATTGATAAGCTTGTTGAGAGCGCAAAGAGATTAAAAACAGCTGGTTGTGATGCTATAATCATTTCTTGTAATACAGCTCACTATTTTGCCGAAGAAATTGAAAAACAAGCAAATGTAAAAATTTTATATATAACAAAAATAGCCATTGAAGCTATAAAAAAAATATATCCAAATGCAAAAGATATTGCTGTAATAGCAACTAGCGGAACAAAAAAGGGTAGGGTATATGATAAGATACTAGAAGAAAACGGCTTAAATAGTGTTAGTTTTACAAATGAACAACAAAAAGCCTTAATGGACTGTATATACAAAGGTGTAAAAGCTGGTAAAACCAAAGATTATGTTTCACTTTTTAATAAAATTATTTCAGAGATTAAGGCTGATGTTTATATAGCTGCTTGTACTGAAATTCCAATGTTTTTGGAGTATTTAGATAAACCATATAATTTTATAGATGCTACGTTAGAATTAGCTAAATATACCGTTAATTATGCATTGGAAAAATAG
- a CDS encoding YebC/PmpR family DNA-binding transcriptional regulator: MGRAFEYRRAAKEARWDKMSKVFPKLSKAITVAAKEGGTDPDMNPKLRAAIAAAKAENMPKDNIDSAIKRANGKDSSDIKTIFYDGKAAHGTQIIVECATDNPTRTVANVKAIFNKNGGEMLPSGSLSFMFSRKSVFEIVKPDCDLEELELNLIDFGLTELEVEEDSVVIYGEYTSFGTLSEGIEKNGLELKKGSLQYIPNSTIHLNESEMVDVEKLLDKLEDDDDVQSVYTNIE, translated from the coding sequence ATGGGAAGAGCGTTTGAATATAGAAGAGCTGCCAAAGAAGCTAGATGGGATAAAATGAGTAAGGTTTTTCCAAAACTTTCTAAAGCTATAACAGTTGCTGCAAAAGAAGGTGGAACTGACCCTGATATGAACCCAAAACTTCGTGCAGCAATAGCAGCTGCTAAAGCTGAAAATATGCCAAAAGACAATATAGACTCTGCTATAAAAAGAGCAAATGGTAAAGATAGTTCTGATATAAAGACTATATTTTATGATGGAAAAGCTGCTCACGGAACACAAATAATAGTAGAATGTGCTACTGATAATCCAACAAGAACAGTTGCCAATGTAAAAGCTATTTTTAATAAAAATGGTGGCGAGATGTTGCCAAGTGGAAGTCTTAGTTTTATGTTTTCAAGAAAAAGCGTTTTTGAGATTGTAAAGCCTGATTGCGATTTGGAAGAATTAGAGCTAAATTTGATAGATTTTGGTCTTACTGAGCTTGAAGTAGAGGAAGATAGTGTTGTTATTTATGGTGAATATACTAGTTTTGGAACTCTTAGTGAAGGCATAGAAAAAAATGGGCTTGAGCTCAAAAAAGGTTCGCTTCAATATATTCCAAACTCTACAATACATTTAAATGAGTCCGAAATGGTAGATGTAGAAAAGCTTCTTGATAAGTTAGAAGATGATGACGATGTTCAATCAGTATATACAAATATAGAATAA
- a CDS encoding peptidylprolyl isomerase yields MREELKVYDINLDELKKNKFAVLHTEKGDIKLELFHEEAPQAVMNFVSLINSGFYNGLNFHRVIKNFVIQGGCPHGNGMGGPGYRIKCECDNQNVRHERGTLSMAHAGRDTGGSQFFICHSAQPHLDGVHTVFGKCADNESLKVLDSIEAMNKIVSAEILSK; encoded by the coding sequence ATGAGAGAAGAATTAAAAGTTTATGATATAAATTTAGATGAACTAAAGAAAAATAAATTTGCTGTATTGCATACCGAAAAAGGAGATATAAAGCTTGAGCTTTTCCACGAAGAAGCACCACAGGCTGTTATGAATTTTGTAAGTTTGATAAACTCAGGATTTTATAACGGATTAAATTTTCATAGAGTGATTAAAAACTTTGTAATACAAGGCGGTTGCCCTCATGGAAATGGAATGGGTGGACCAGGATATAGAATCAAATGTGAATGTGATAATCAAAATGTAAGACACGAAAGAGGAACTCTATCTATGGCTCACGCTGGTAGAGATACTGGTGGTTCTCAGTTTTTTATATGTCATAGTGCACAACCACATCTTGATGGTGTGCATACTGTTTTTGGAAAATGTGCTGATAACGAAAGCTTGAAAGTGTTAGATAGTATAGAAGCTATGAATAAGATAGTTTCAGCTGAAATTTTATCAAAATAA